Proteins encoded in a region of the Podarcis muralis chromosome 6, rPodMur119.hap1.1, whole genome shotgun sequence genome:
- the RGS10 gene encoding regulator of G-protein signaling 10 isoform X2: protein MEKINDSDSKPSSSHQSLNGTTRWATSLENLLEDPEGVKRFREFLKKEFSEENVLFWLACEEFKKIKDEKQMQAKANEIYMTFLSSKASFQVNVEGQSRLDESILEKPHPLMFQRLQDQIFSLMKYDSYSRFLKSEVFLKLKQTEEQEENIPDAQTVAKRASRIYNT from the exons ATGGAAA AAATAAACGACAGCGACAGCAAGCCAAGCAGCAGCCACCAAAGTTTAAATGGCACTACAAGATGGGCGACATCGCTAGAAAATTTACTGGAGGATCCAGAAGGCGTCAAGAGATTTAGG gagtttttaaagaaagaatttaGTGAAGAAAATGTTTTGTTCTGGCTAGCATGTGAAGAGTTTAAGAAGATAAAAGATGAGAAACAG ATGCAAGCGAAGGCAAATGAAATTTACATGACTTTCCTGTCAAGTAAAGCTTCTTTTCAAGTTAATGTTGAAGGGCAATCCCGTTTGGATGAGTCAATATTGGAAAAACCTCACCCTCTAATGTTTCAGAGACTTCAAGACCAG ATTTTCAGCCTCATGAAGTATGACAGCTACAGCCGCTTCTTGAAATCAGAAGTGTTTCTTAAGCTGAAGCAGACCGAAGAACAGGAAGAGAATATACCAGATGCCCAAACTGTAGCGAAAAGAGCTTCTAGAATTTACAACACAtga
- the RGS10 gene encoding regulator of G-protein signaling 10 isoform X3, with product MFTRAVSRLSRKRPPSEINDSDSKPSSSHQSLNGTTRWATSLENLLEDPEGVKRFRMQAKANEIYMTFLSSKASFQVNVEGQSRLDESILEKPHPLMFQRLQDQIFSLMKYDSYSRFLKSEVFLKLKQTEEQEENIPDAQTVAKRASRIYNT from the exons ATGTTCACCCGCGCGGTGAGCAGGCTCAGCAGGAAGCGGCCCCCGTCAG AAATAAACGACAGCGACAGCAAGCCAAGCAGCAGCCACCAAAGTTTAAATGGCACTACAAGATGGGCGACATCGCTAGAAAATTTACTGGAGGATCCAGAAGGCGTCAAGAGATTTAGG ATGCAAGCGAAGGCAAATGAAATTTACATGACTTTCCTGTCAAGTAAAGCTTCTTTTCAAGTTAATGTTGAAGGGCAATCCCGTTTGGATGAGTCAATATTGGAAAAACCTCACCCTCTAATGTTTCAGAGACTTCAAGACCAG ATTTTCAGCCTCATGAAGTATGACAGCTACAGCCGCTTCTTGAAATCAGAAGTGTTTCTTAAGCTGAAGCAGACCGAAGAACAGGAAGAGAATATACCAGATGCCCAAACTGTAGCGAAAAGAGCTTCTAGAATTTACAACACAtga
- the RGS10 gene encoding regulator of G-protein signaling 10 isoform X1, whose product MFTRAVSRLSRKRPPSEINDSDSKPSSSHQSLNGTTRWATSLENLLEDPEGVKRFREFLKKEFSEENVLFWLACEEFKKIKDEKQMQAKANEIYMTFLSSKASFQVNVEGQSRLDESILEKPHPLMFQRLQDQIFSLMKYDSYSRFLKSEVFLKLKQTEEQEENIPDAQTVAKRASRIYNT is encoded by the exons ATGTTCACCCGCGCGGTGAGCAGGCTCAGCAGGAAGCGGCCCCCGTCAG AAATAAACGACAGCGACAGCAAGCCAAGCAGCAGCCACCAAAGTTTAAATGGCACTACAAGATGGGCGACATCGCTAGAAAATTTACTGGAGGATCCAGAAGGCGTCAAGAGATTTAGG gagtttttaaagaaagaatttaGTGAAGAAAATGTTTTGTTCTGGCTAGCATGTGAAGAGTTTAAGAAGATAAAAGATGAGAAACAG ATGCAAGCGAAGGCAAATGAAATTTACATGACTTTCCTGTCAAGTAAAGCTTCTTTTCAAGTTAATGTTGAAGGGCAATCCCGTTTGGATGAGTCAATATTGGAAAAACCTCACCCTCTAATGTTTCAGAGACTTCAAGACCAG ATTTTCAGCCTCATGAAGTATGACAGCTACAGCCGCTTCTTGAAATCAGAAGTGTTTCTTAAGCTGAAGCAGACCGAAGAACAGGAAGAGAATATACCAGATGCCCAAACTGTAGCGAAAAGAGCTTCTAGAATTTACAACACAtga